A genomic segment from Leptolyngbya boryana PCC 6306 encodes:
- a CDS encoding glutathione peroxidase — translation MAFVDRSGQKVPDVTFRTRENNEWVSVTAHELFAGKTVIVFSLPGAFTPTCSSTHVPGYNELAKVFKANGVDDIVCISVNDAFVMNEWCKDQNADYIRMIPDGNGEFTDGMGMLVDKSDLGFGKRSWRYSMLVKDGTIEKMFIEPEEPGDPFKVSDADTMLKYINETAEKPKAISLFTKIGCPFCAKAKQMLSDRGFDYEEIVLGRDASPRTLRAVTGASTVPQVFVEGNLIGGSEDLAAYLGAN, via the coding sequence ATGGCATTCGTCGATCGCTCAGGGCAAAAAGTTCCAGATGTCACGTTCCGCACTCGGGAGAACAATGAGTGGGTCAGCGTGACCGCTCACGAGTTATTTGCAGGAAAAACCGTGATCGTGTTCTCACTTCCCGGAGCTTTCACCCCAACCTGTTCATCTACGCACGTTCCTGGCTATAACGAACTTGCAAAAGTGTTCAAAGCGAATGGAGTCGATGACATTGTGTGCATCTCTGTCAATGATGCATTTGTCATGAATGAATGGTGCAAAGATCAAAACGCAGACTACATTCGGATGATTCCGGATGGGAACGGCGAATTCACAGATGGCATGGGCATGTTGGTCGATAAAAGCGACCTGGGATTTGGGAAAAGATCCTGGCGGTATTCCATGCTGGTGAAAGATGGCACGATCGAGAAAATGTTCATCGAACCTGAAGAACCGGGCGATCCATTCAAAGTATCGGATGCCGACACGATGCTGAAATACATCAATGAAACAGCCGAGAAGCCCAAAGCAATTTCACTGTTTACTAAAATTGGTTGTCCGTTCTGTGCAAAAGCGAAGCAGATGCTCAGCGATCGCGGATTCGACTACGAAGAAATTGTTTTAGGGCGCGATGCTAGCCCTCGGACTTTACGAGCAGTCACGGGTGCTTCAACGGTTCCGCAAGTCTTCGTTGAAGGCAACTTGATTGGGGGGTCTGAAGATCTAGCAGCTTATTTAGGCGCGAACTAA
- a CDS encoding ABC transporter substrate-binding protein — MRQSRTWKTFAIFSLLGVVLSWLVSCGGGTPNAGTSATGQIDFWTMQLSPQFDDYFKSLFAKFEQENPGVKVRWTDVPWAEMERKILTSVAAKTAPDVVNLNPGFASQLAERNAWMMLDEKIPADVKNQYFPGIWQASTLNGKTFGIPWYLTTRVAIYNTDLLKKAGITKPPATYAELAQAAKQIKEKTGKYAFFATVVPSDSGEVMESFVQMGVKLVDDQGKAAFNSPQGKAAFQYWVDLYQNGLMPKEVLTEGHRHAIDLYQQGNTAILASGAEFLKSIAKNAPTIAQASESAPQITGDTRKKNVAVMNVAIPRDTDQPDAALKFALFLTNNANQLEFAKAANVLPSTVKAAEDPYFTKLPENATGIDKARVVSAGQLKEAEVLIPVIKNIKTLQQTIYENLQAAMLKQKTVDQALSDAAQTWNARS; from the coding sequence ATGCGTCAAAGTAGAACTTGGAAGACATTTGCGATTTTTTCGCTATTGGGGGTTGTTCTCAGTTGGCTGGTGAGTTGTGGCGGAGGTACGCCAAATGCGGGGACTTCAGCCACAGGGCAAATTGATTTTTGGACGATGCAACTGAGTCCGCAGTTTGATGACTATTTCAAATCTTTGTTTGCAAAGTTTGAACAGGAAAATCCTGGCGTTAAAGTTCGCTGGACAGATGTGCCTTGGGCAGAAATGGAGCGAAAAATTTTAACGTCGGTTGCGGCAAAGACGGCTCCGGATGTTGTCAATCTCAATCCTGGATTTGCCTCACAGCTTGCTGAGCGCAATGCCTGGATGATGCTTGATGAAAAGATTCCAGCCGATGTAAAAAATCAATATTTTCCTGGAATTTGGCAAGCGAGCACCTTAAATGGCAAAACGTTTGGGATTCCTTGGTATCTGACGACGCGCGTTGCCATTTACAACACGGATCTGCTGAAAAAAGCAGGCATTACAAAACCGCCTGCGACTTACGCTGAACTTGCACAAGCCGCAAAGCAGATCAAAGAGAAAACTGGAAAATACGCCTTTTTCGCAACCGTTGTTCCTAGTGATTCTGGTGAAGTGATGGAATCCTTTGTGCAAATGGGAGTGAAGCTGGTTGATGACCAGGGCAAAGCAGCTTTTAATTCGCCTCAAGGGAAAGCGGCGTTTCAGTATTGGGTGGATCTCTATCAGAATGGCTTGATGCCGAAAGAAGTGTTAACCGAAGGGCATCGTCATGCGATCGATCTTTATCAACAAGGCAATACGGCGATTTTGGCATCGGGAGCCGAATTTTTGAAATCGATCGCGAAAAATGCCCCGACGATCGCGCAAGCTTCAGAATCTGCGCCTCAAATCACAGGCGATACGCGCAAGAAAAATGTAGCGGTGATGAATGTCGCGATTCCCAGGGATACCGATCAACCCGATGCGGCGTTGAAGTTTGCACTGTTTCTGACCAATAATGCCAATCAGCTTGAATTTGCCAAAGCGGCGAATGTGTTGCCTTCGACTGTAAAAGCAGCCGAAGATCCTTATTTCACAAAATTACCTGAGAATGCAACTGGCATCGACAAAGCTAGAGTCGTGAGTGCTGGACAACTCAAAGAAGCAGAAGTCCTGATTCCTGTGATTAAGAACATCAAGACTTTGCAGCAAACCATTTACGAAAATCTGCAAGCAGCAATGCTGAAACAGAAGACCGTTGATCAAGCTTTGAGTGATGCAGCTCAGACTTGGAATGCTCGATCGTAA
- a CDS encoding hybrid sensor histidine kinase/response regulator: MPNEKENEIRRQFLDEAQEYITSLEASILEISQTSNATTINAALRVTHSLKGGAAMMGFKLLSELAHHLEDALKVFKINDSTLPDAETGHLLLLAVSCLYQIVDFERYGEAINPTWISKEVEPIFTALRSRLGDPQDETAASVLSMENNQDLVPLLFETEVEECLQRLETVLDSPNQSCLREEATLLAQELGGLGEMLQLHDFSQLCDTIEQQIATASNDLLIFVTRAALQTWRRAQVLILAGQLDQIPLEMDAVEINPTIPAQVVQTISATADVEDPNTTVRVSLRQLNHLQDLFGELTIDRNGLDLNLKRLRGLIRQLSQRLQTLQHVNYELRTVYDSVALTNAPVAVASVRSSSLLTEFDRLEMDQYTDIHLLSQQVIETIVQLQEVADDLSLGLDETEQNARNLTKSSKQLQSGFTRLKMRPLAELVDRFPRALHDWCVEYGKQAKLTITGESILLDRSVIETLQDPLLHLLRNAFDHGIETPEARIERGKSPEGRIEIQAMQQGNRTLITVRDDGEGIAIDKIRDRAAQIGLDPALLEVASETELLSLIFEPGFSTSDRVTELSGRGVGMDVVRTHLQQIRGEITINTQVGVGTTFTLSVPATLSTVRVVLAESHGMLLAIPSEAIAEVTIFEPEQVIQTGIGEAIEYQGQPISLIRLQRHLNFNCIRARHSYETPPLLHSESVVIIQQGGKLTALQVDRCWTDQEVTVRSLSNLLPLPYGFNGCAILGDGRVVPLVNVPEFLYQVTAPPSQPSLPALLSAASSVSLPTLPSVLVVDDSINVRRFLALTLSRSGYQVEEAKDGQDAIERLEAGLAVQAIVCDIEMPRLDGFGLLTKLKANQKFNHIPVTMLTSRSGDKHRQLANQLGAAAYFSKPYNEQVLLQTLDHLIHA; encoded by the coding sequence ATGCCAAACGAAAAGGAAAACGAAATCCGGCGGCAGTTTCTAGATGAAGCACAAGAATATATTACGAGCTTGGAAGCTTCGATTTTAGAAATTTCTCAGACGAGCAATGCGACGACTATCAATGCGGCACTCCGAGTCACGCACTCGCTCAAAGGAGGAGCCGCAATGATGGGCTTTAAGTTACTCAGCGAGCTAGCGCATCATCTAGAAGATGCGCTGAAAGTCTTTAAGATCAACGATAGTACCTTACCAGATGCGGAAACTGGGCACTTGTTGCTGCTGGCTGTAAGCTGTCTCTATCAGATTGTTGATTTTGAGCGCTATGGTGAAGCAATTAATCCAACTTGGATTAGTAAAGAAGTTGAGCCAATTTTCACAGCACTGCGATCGCGTTTAGGCGATCCTCAAGATGAAACGGCTGCATCCGTTTTGTCGATGGAGAACAATCAAGACTTAGTTCCTTTGCTGTTTGAAACAGAAGTCGAAGAATGCCTTCAGCGTCTTGAGACTGTCCTTGACAGCCCGAATCAGTCTTGCCTGCGCGAAGAAGCAACCTTACTCGCACAAGAGCTAGGCGGATTAGGCGAGATGTTGCAGCTGCATGATTTTAGTCAGCTTTGTGACACGATCGAGCAACAGATTGCTACCGCTTCAAATGATTTACTCATTTTTGTTACACGGGCTGCACTGCAAACTTGGCGACGTGCACAGGTTTTAATTTTAGCAGGGCAGCTTGATCAGATTCCTCTGGAAATGGATGCAGTTGAAATTAATCCAACGATACCTGCACAAGTTGTACAAACGATTTCGGCCACGGCTGACGTTGAAGACCCCAACACCACTGTGAGAGTTTCACTGCGTCAGTTGAATCATTTACAAGATTTGTTTGGTGAATTGACGATCGATCGCAACGGGCTGGATCTGAATTTGAAACGACTCCGAGGTCTAATCCGCCAGTTATCTCAACGACTTCAGACGTTACAGCATGTCAATTATGAGCTAAGAACCGTTTACGATTCTGTTGCTTTGACAAACGCCCCTGTTGCCGTTGCATCTGTGAGAAGTAGTTCGCTACTCACAGAGTTTGATCGGCTAGAAATGGATCAATACACAGACATTCATTTGCTCTCTCAGCAAGTCATCGAAACGATTGTGCAATTGCAGGAAGTTGCAGATGATCTCAGTTTAGGCTTAGACGAGACTGAGCAGAATGCTCGAAATTTAACAAAATCCTCAAAGCAACTGCAATCTGGATTTACGCGCCTGAAGATGCGACCTTTAGCAGAATTGGTCGATCGCTTTCCGCGAGCTTTGCATGACTGGTGTGTGGAATATGGCAAGCAGGCAAAATTGACGATCACAGGGGAGTCGATTTTGCTCGATCGCAGTGTGATCGAAACGTTGCAAGATCCCTTACTGCATCTGCTCCGAAATGCCTTCGATCATGGAATTGAAACGCCGGAAGCTCGAATTGAGCGCGGTAAGTCTCCAGAAGGTCGGATTGAGATTCAAGCCATGCAGCAAGGTAATCGGACGTTGATTACAGTTCGAGATGATGGCGAAGGTATTGCGATCGACAAAATTCGCGATCGCGCGGCTCAGATCGGACTCGATCCGGCTTTACTTGAAGTTGCGAGTGAAACAGAATTACTGTCTCTGATCTTTGAGCCTGGGTTTAGTACGAGCGATCGTGTCACTGAACTATCCGGGCGCGGGGTCGGCATGGATGTTGTTCGCACACATCTGCAACAGATTCGGGGCGAGATTACGATTAATACTCAAGTCGGAGTCGGCACAACCTTTACACTATCTGTTCCAGCGACGCTCTCCACTGTGCGCGTAGTCCTTGCGGAAAGTCATGGCATGTTGCTAGCAATTCCGAGTGAAGCGATTGCTGAAGTTACGATCTTTGAACCAGAGCAGGTGATTCAAACTGGAATTGGCGAAGCGATCGAGTATCAGGGGCAGCCGATTTCTCTGATTCGACTCCAGCGACATCTGAACTTCAACTGTATTCGTGCTCGACATAGCTATGAAACACCTCCTCTGCTGCACTCTGAAAGTGTCGTCATCATCCAGCAAGGCGGAAAACTGACAGCGCTACAAGTCGATCGCTGTTGGACGGATCAAGAAGTCACTGTACGATCGCTCTCCAACCTCTTACCTCTGCCTTATGGCTTTAATGGTTGTGCAATCTTGGGCGATGGGCGCGTGGTGCCGTTGGTGAATGTTCCAGAGTTCTTATATCAGGTTACGGCTCCGCCTAGCCAACCTTCTTTACCTGCCTTATTGAGTGCGGCTTCCAGCGTTTCTTTGCCGACTTTGCCAAGTGTTCTCGTGGTCGATGATTCGATTAATGTGCGACGATTCCTAGCATTGACGCTTTCTCGATCGGGCTATCAAGTCGAAGAAGCGAAAGACGGACAAGATGCGATCGAGCGATTAGAAGCAGGTTTAGCCGTGCAAGCGATCGTCTGTGATATTGAGATGCCCAGGTTAGATGGATTTGGGTTACTGACAAAATTAAAAGCAAATCAGAAGTTCAATCATATCCCGGTGACGATGCTGACTTCTCGAAGTGGAGATAAGCATCGTCAGCTCGCGAATCAGCTTGGTGCGGCGGCTTATTTCTCCAAACCATACAACGAGCAAGTCCTGTTGCAGACCTTAGATCACTTGATTCATGCGTAA
- a CDS encoding methyl-accepting chemotaxis protein has product MVDQLSSTNSRVFPTQSAYTMADAARLQSRRALPDWLNRMSLKQRTALLAVVLSTVPIATMGAINYVLADHAITQQVTGAQQLAATRLSDLISRYMSQRYAEVQALANFPLLSETAPRNATSQADRNAALTRIAQAYGNYSDVAIFDLDGNVLVQAGDRSNSNQIGQAYFQEAIRNNRAGISQPMISADGKRTEVFLTAPVRDTQTGRTIGIVRATLPLEKMSDHLVTYTLIGREYSIIDPATNRVILTSRPERFNQEAPAIFPEFSQIASAAKVNTRSVSESQGAYIFTYSPWTKLDNLPELNWHLVLGNNVENAFKSRKTLLIALATSSVIVTVIVGWIAMILANRLTRRIVSVAKAVQRIGQGQLDTRLRMVGDDEITLLGSNINYMAGQLQKLIFEQTQTSQNLQRLNEATFNIRKTLDFNLIMQAGVNEVRKLIDVDRSIVYLFDEHWKGRIVAESVGLEFSAALGTQITDPCFAEHFIEKYRKGHVQTISNIADADLDPCYRGQLEAFQVKANIVAPMVVDGNLIGLLVGHHCTAPHYWESWEINLFTQIAVHLGNALEQVKLTEQQQRVTSIQALAEERQQTQEALQTQLLQLLRHVERAAMGDLTVRADVTTGEIGTVADFFNSIVENLQHLVGQVKEASLQVNSSLGSHEYAVRELAHDALKQAEETSATVQSVQKMMESIEAVAQSAQKAAEVSRTAAVTAETGGTAMELTVQQTLGLRHTIGDTAKKVKRLGESSQQISKAVSLINQITVQTNLLAINAGIEAARAGDDSQGFAAIAEEVAALAARAADATHEIEQLVAGIQRETNDVVEAMEEGTSQVVEVTHYVENAKQSLEQIVSVSHQIDQLVQSISTATVSQVETSHTITNLMQDIAQIAERTSDSSVEVSNSLRKTVDIAQELQQSVGTFKVN; this is encoded by the coding sequence ATGGTTGATCAATTGTCTTCTACAAATTCAAGAGTGTTCCCGACTCAATCTGCCTATACAATGGCGGATGCTGCGCGATTGCAATCGCGTCGCGCCTTGCCCGACTGGCTCAATCGCATGAGCTTAAAGCAAAGAACTGCACTCTTAGCAGTTGTACTCAGTACAGTTCCGATTGCGACGATGGGCGCGATTAATTACGTTCTCGCAGATCACGCAATCACACAGCAAGTGACTGGCGCACAGCAATTAGCTGCAACTCGACTGAGCGATTTGATCAGTCGATACATGTCACAGCGCTATGCAGAAGTTCAAGCGTTGGCAAACTTCCCATTGCTGAGCGAAACTGCTCCCCGGAATGCAACCAGCCAAGCAGATAGGAATGCTGCCCTCACCCGCATCGCTCAAGCCTATGGCAACTACAGCGATGTTGCCATCTTTGATCTCGATGGCAATGTGCTTGTGCAAGCAGGCGATCGCTCAAATTCCAATCAAATCGGTCAAGCTTACTTTCAAGAAGCCATTCGCAATAACCGTGCTGGAATTAGTCAACCGATGATAAGCGCGGATGGAAAACGCACTGAAGTCTTTCTCACAGCTCCAGTGCGAGATACTCAGACCGGAAGAACAATCGGGATTGTGCGGGCGACCTTACCACTCGAGAAAATGTCTGACCATCTCGTGACCTACACGCTGATTGGGCGAGAATACAGCATCATTGATCCAGCGACAAATCGAGTCATTCTCACCTCGCGTCCAGAGCGCTTTAATCAAGAAGCGCCCGCCATATTTCCTGAATTTTCGCAGATTGCATCTGCGGCAAAAGTGAATACAAGATCGGTGAGTGAATCTCAAGGAGCGTACATTTTCACGTATAGTCCTTGGACAAAGTTAGACAATCTGCCGGAACTAAACTGGCATTTGGTACTCGGGAACAACGTTGAGAATGCCTTTAAGAGCCGTAAAACTCTGCTCATTGCTTTAGCGACGAGTAGCGTGATTGTAACTGTGATTGTCGGTTGGATTGCAATGATCCTAGCAAATCGCCTCACTCGTCGAATTGTGTCAGTTGCAAAAGCTGTGCAGCGCATTGGGCAAGGGCAACTCGATACGCGACTGCGAATGGTTGGTGATGACGAGATTACTTTGCTCGGGAGCAATATCAATTACATGGCAGGGCAACTGCAAAAGCTGATCTTTGAACAAACGCAGACCTCACAGAACTTGCAGCGATTGAATGAAGCAACTTTCAATATTCGCAAGACTTTAGACTTCAATTTGATTATGCAAGCGGGGGTCAATGAAGTTCGCAAGCTCATTGATGTCGATCGCTCAATTGTCTACTTATTTGATGAGCACTGGAAAGGTCGAATTGTCGCAGAATCTGTTGGGTTAGAGTTTTCTGCAGCATTAGGCACTCAGATTACAGATCCCTGTTTTGCAGAGCATTTCATCGAGAAGTATCGGAAAGGGCATGTGCAAACGATCTCGAATATCGCAGATGCGGATCTCGACCCGTGCTATCGCGGGCAGTTGGAAGCGTTCCAGGTGAAAGCTAACATTGTTGCTCCAATGGTTGTCGATGGCAATTTGATCGGGCTATTAGTTGGGCATCATTGCACGGCTCCGCACTACTGGGAGTCTTGGGAAATTAACTTGTTCACTCAGATTGCAGTGCATTTAGGCAATGCGCTGGAGCAAGTAAAGCTCACCGAGCAGCAGCAGCGAGTGACAAGTATTCAAGCCCTAGCAGAAGAACGTCAGCAAACTCAAGAAGCCTTACAAACTCAACTCCTGCAACTGCTGCGCCATGTAGAGCGGGCGGCCATGGGAGATTTGACTGTGCGGGCGGATGTGACAACGGGCGAGATTGGGACGGTGGCAGACTTCTTTAACTCGATCGTAGAAAACCTCCAGCATTTAGTCGGGCAAGTGAAAGAAGCGTCGCTCCAGGTCAATTCTTCACTCGGGAGCCACGAATATGCCGTGCGCGAGTTGGCGCATGATGCGCTGAAACAGGCGGAGGAAACCTCGGCAACCGTTCAATCGGTGCAGAAAATGATGGAATCGATCGAAGCGGTGGCTCAAAGTGCGCAGAAAGCTGCAGAAGTCAGTCGAACGGCAGCCGTGACCGCAGAAACAGGTGGAACTGCAATGGAGTTGACGGTACAGCAAACCTTAGGATTGCGGCATACGATCGGAGATACTGCGAAGAAAGTCAAACGGTTGGGAGAATCTTCGCAGCAGATTTCTAAAGCGGTCTCGTTGATTAATCAAATCACGGTTCAGACGAACTTACTTGCGATTAATGCTGGAATTGAAGCAGCACGAGCGGGCGATGACAGCCAGGGATTTGCAGCGATCGCGGAAGAAGTCGCGGCGCTAGCCGCACGGGCAGCGGACGCAACTCATGAGATTGAACAGTTAGTTGCAGGGATTCAAAGAGAAACGAATGATGTCGTCGAAGCGATGGAAGAGGGAACATCTCAGGTCGTTGAGGTGACGCACTATGTCGAAAACGCGAAGCAAAGTCTAGAACAGATTGTCTCTGTCTCGCATCAGATTGATCAGTTGGTGCAGTCTATCTCAACGGCGACGGTTTCCCAGGTTGAAACGTCTCATACGATTACGAATTTGATGCAGGATATTGCTCAGATTGCAGAGCGGACTTCTGATTCGTCGGTTGAGGTGTCAAATTCACTGCGGAAGACGGTAGACATTGCTCAAGAACTTCAACAATCGGTTGGGACATTTAAGGTGAACTAG
- a CDS encoding chemotaxis protein CheW: MQSSAITLRPIPDRLGQMYLKFDLGAKISVVVPMTYVREAISRSLQQLTPMPDMPSYVLGLMHRQGQVMWVIDLANLLDVGGIPAPIHSPVSAQDLLILRVGSTSFAIAVQHIHGSIWFPAADIQPSLSHATARFSHYLSGCVLQKQEVLFVLDAEAIVQSPNFQPQA, translated from the coding sequence ATGCAAAGTTCAGCAATTACTCTGCGCCCAATCCCAGATCGCTTGGGGCAGATGTATCTCAAATTTGATTTGGGTGCAAAGATTTCTGTTGTCGTTCCAATGACTTATGTGCGAGAAGCGATTTCTCGATCGCTGCAACAACTCACCCCTATGCCTGATATGCCATCTTATGTGCTGGGCCTGATGCATCGTCAGGGACAGGTGATGTGGGTGATTGATCTGGCGAATCTACTCGATGTTGGCGGAATTCCTGCCCCGATTCATTCTCCAGTATCCGCACAGGATTTGCTAATTCTGCGGGTCGGTTCTACCTCTTTTGCGATCGCCGTTCAACACATTCATGGCTCCATCTGGTTTCCCGCTGCCGATATCCAGCCTTCACTCAGTCATGCAACTGCAAGATTCTCACATTACTTAAGCGGGTGTGTGTTGCAAAAACAGGAAGTGTTATTTGTCTTGGATGCTGAAGCGATCGTTCAGTCGCCGAACTTTCAGCCTCAAGCTTAA
- a CDS encoding response regulator transcription factor, whose product MMSTVLIVEDTPSERELLSHYLQESGYIVIEAVSAKEALDKVAEQKPDVVVTDVVMPGMSGFALCRALKKHPVTEDVPIIICTSKNQDIDRLWGMKQGADVYITKPFTRDQFIRAVQSVGG is encoded by the coding sequence ATGATGAGTACAGTTTTAATTGTCGAAGATACCCCGTCAGAACGTGAGCTTCTCAGCCACTACTTACAAGAAAGCGGTTACATCGTGATTGAGGCTGTGAGTGCCAAAGAAGCACTCGACAAAGTTGCAGAACAGAAGCCTGATGTTGTCGTGACGGATGTCGTCATGCCCGGAATGAGCGGCTTTGCACTCTGTCGGGCACTCAAAAAACATCCCGTAACCGAAGATGTCCCAATCATTATTTGCACTTCCAAAAACCAAGATATCGATCGACTTTGGGGGATGAAGCAGGGCGCAGATGTCTACATCACGAAACCATTCACCCGTGACCAGTTTATCCGTGCTGTTCAATCTGTAGGAGGCTGA
- a CDS encoding response regulator produces MVKSYPSLHPHRLLLRLIHQRLTGCLKVETSIADWSIYFSEGELTFATSSLSPFERLDRHLGRLSQHIPTLGGAVRSQVRALFDRKPLTNHSRISPDYQAILRLVEQQYLSISEAQQLIKQLAQEVLTGFLMLYEGETQVIERAEFDPYPELCRIELLPLLAQRYQPAKTTATIVRDRAVGDRTLGDRTVAVAPVMERPIQTLEVPSKPVQACTRSYKIICIDDSPSILQAIQSYLDEQFTVFMIHDPLKAVMQIMRQKPDLILLDVGMPNLDGYELCSMLRRHPGFQATPIIMVTGHTGFIDRARAKLVGASGYLTKPFTQADLLQTVAQYLPTRG; encoded by the coding sequence ATGGTCAAATCTTATCCCAGCCTGCATCCTCACCGATTACTGCTTCGTCTCATTCATCAGCGTTTGACGGGATGCTTGAAAGTCGAAACCAGTATTGCGGACTGGTCAATCTACTTCAGTGAAGGCGAACTGACCTTTGCCACCAGTTCTCTTAGCCCATTTGAAAGACTAGATCGGCATTTGGGGCGGTTGAGTCAGCATATTCCCACCCTAGGCGGTGCAGTACGATCGCAGGTTCGTGCTTTGTTCGATCGTAAGCCGCTCACTAATCACAGTCGGATTAGCCCGGATTATCAAGCGATTTTAAGATTAGTCGAACAACAATATCTATCGATCAGTGAAGCCCAACAGTTGATCAAGCAGTTGGCTCAAGAAGTGCTCACCGGATTTTTGATGCTGTATGAAGGTGAAACTCAAGTCATTGAACGTGCAGAGTTTGATCCCTATCCAGAGCTTTGTCGAATTGAGCTTTTACCGCTCCTTGCACAACGGTATCAGCCTGCTAAAACAACGGCAACGATAGTCCGCGATCGAGCAGTTGGCGATCGAACACTTGGAGATCGAACAGTTGCTGTTGCCCCAGTGATGGAGCGTCCGATTCAGACTTTAGAAGTTCCCTCAAAGCCTGTTCAAGCTTGTACACGATCGTACAAAATCATTTGCATTGATGATAGCCCCTCAATTTTGCAAGCGATCCAAAGCTATCTTGACGAGCAGTTTACGGTCTTCATGATTCATGATCCTCTCAAAGCCGTCATGCAAATCATGCGGCAGAAGCCGGATCTGATTCTCTTAGATGTAGGGATGCCGAACTTAGATGGATATGAGCTTTGTTCGATGTTGAGACGACATCCCGGTTTTCAAGCAACCCCGATCATCATGGTGACTGGACACACTGGATTCATCGATCGAGCCAGAGCCAAATTAGTGGGAGCGTCTGGATATTTAACAAAACCGTTTACGCAAGCTGACCTACTTCAAACTGTAGCTCAGTATCTTCCAACAAGAGGATAG